CAATGAGATTCCATTAAAGTATCAACCGCCAATACGTGCAGTCACTTTTGGGTCAGTAGGTGACAATCAATGAATAGAATTATACACCATCCTATTTTAGGTAGTTTAGAGGATAAAGAGCCGATTTCTTTTCAGTTTAACGATAAAAAATACGAAGCATTTGAAGGTGAAACGATTGCAGCTGCCCTACTCGCGAACGGCATACGAACTTTGCGGGTTCATGAGGATAGCGGTACACAGAGAGGAATTTATTGCAACATCGGTCATTGCTATGAATGCCGCGTAACAGTCAACAATCAAACGAACGTGCGGGCGTGCTTAACCGTTGTAGAAAACGATATGATTGTTGGAAGTGGAAAACAACTTCCCAATATTGTTAGAAAGATGGTGGAAAAGCGATGATCGATGTAATTGTAATTGGTGGGGGGCCTGCTGGATTATCCGGTGCAATCTCTTGTGCAAGTTCTGGACTTAAAGTGCTTGTTATTGATGAATTTATGAAGCCTGGCGGGAGATTATTAGGACAGTTACATCAAGAACCTTCTGGAGAATGGTGGAACGGAATACAAGAATCAAAACGCCTTCATGAAGAAGCAAACACACTTTCAGTCGATATTCGGTGCGGTGTTTCCGTATATAATTTAGATAGAGATGAAGACTCTTGGTTCGTAC
The DNA window shown above is from Bacillus clarus and carries:
- a CDS encoding (2Fe-2S)-binding protein, encoding MNRIIHHPILGSLEDKEPISFQFNDKKYEAFEGETIAAALLANGIRTLRVHEDSGTQRGIYCNIGHCYECRVTVNNQTNVRACLTVVENDMIVGSGKQLPNIVRKMVEKR